The Sesamum indicum cultivar Zhongzhi No. 13 linkage group LG6, S_indicum_v1.0, whole genome shotgun sequence genomic interval GTGATCCGATTTCTTCCATCAGTTATCAATTTCCATCTAAATTGATGACAGGTCTTACTTATAACTTTACTCGAACTCGTGAGCTGTCCAGACAAGATGTTTGCTATAGCGATCAAATTGTTTCAAAGCATATTTGCTTCTTAAGAGCTTCTGGTAATGGTGTTCTCACTTCCTTCCCTAGAGGTGAAGGCAGTGGTTTCCAAATTCACTGCAGATATCTTGCTTCCATGGCCTCAACACCAGTGAGAAACAAGTCTTTTTCTACGGTTAATTCTGATGATATAATCTATTTCAAGAAGATATTGGGCGAGAAGGGTGTGGTCGAGGAAGAGGAGAAGCTGGATGATGCAAACACGGATTGGTTACGGAAGTACAAAGGCTCAAGTAAGCTTATGTTACAACCAAGAAGTACCCAGGAGGTTGGTGTCCTCTTTTAACTCCTCAACTAGATATCCTTCAGTTAAGTTGTTTCTATGTCGTATTTCCTTGAATAGCTACAAAGTCCAAGAGGAGCTTTGCTGAAGGTGTAGTTATTATAGTCAACCTAACATTTTCTTTGTGCTCCTACCCACTGGTTACTGGATATTTCTGGTTTATACACCAACCTGTATCCTTTTGATTCaaccttttcattttgtttaattttgatctGAAGGAACTCCTTAGTCCTTGGgttttgttgttcttgttctGACGACGAGGAGTTTTTATCTCTCTTTGTGTCCCTCCTTCTCTTCCCCTTTCCCCTGTTCTGggacaaaataataagattaatattttttaaatcatatgtGCTATTGCATTGTTGAGACATATGCAGTCTCAACTTGGAGAAGACATTCTCTAAGGTAATCTCCACCAAACATCTGTGtgaacatttttctttttttgcccTAGTGACAATGCTAAGGCCCTCAGGTTGTAAGGTGTCATTTTCCATTTGAGCCATTGTGTGCATTCATTGTTCTTAATATTGTCCGTAGATATATTTCATATGCTGCTTAAAGGCacgattaattattatattctgGTAAAAGATCTTTATGTACAAAGCATTGGATGTAAACTTACGTTTTCCTACACCAGTGTAGGAAGGAGCATTTGATGCTCCATTGTTgggtatattttatatatgatagATGTTGGTTTAAGTCATTGTGTCTTTTCTCTACTTATGGCATCACATTCTAGTATGGGTTTTGGTAGGCCCTTCTTTGTGCACTCCGGTTTTCTCTGTGCTTTCTAGATGGTTGGCAGAGTTGGTTTCTCTTACTTCGGGTACTATGTTGCTGCTGTAATGGTTgttattcttcttttcttgtataGGTTTCACAGATTCTTCATTATTGTAATTCCCGATGCCTGGCTGTTGTACCACAAGGTGGAAATACAGGTCTTGTGGGAGGAAGTATACCCGTGTTTGATGAGGTATGGTCATTTCTATTCCTTTATGACAAGCGATGACAGACTGTCCAATCATCAGGTATCATCATACCGAGTCTCTTTATCAGAACCTCATAGCTGATATTTCTTGGAGTGAAGCTTCAGTATGGTGTATCTTATTTATAGCAAACAGACAATAACGAGCTTTTACTTATTCTAACTGGTTCAACAAACTGCTAATGTGATCACTTTCTTGGGAGGGATCATAGGAAGTTCAAATAGCTAGCAAGAGGCAATGAAAGATTAGTGAGATTGTCCAATCTGGAAAAATACTAAAGGTGCGGAATGTGATCACAATGCACAGTATAGCAAGTATAGTTAGAAGTGAGCCACCAAAAAGGTGAAAACCCACTAACATATAGAAATCTATGTAATCATAAGAgcactataaaaatatttgctgaGCCTAGCATGTGGAATATCTGATTAAGTCAAAGGAAAGTTACTAATATCACACTTTTGAGTATGATCGTCATCAATGTAAATAACCTAATAGCCAATATAAAACAACTGAATAAATGAAGTGAGGTCCTGCACAAACCACCAATTAATTTCGACCTTGATTTCATCAAGTCAAGATATTAATCGTTTATGTAAAGTTggttttgtttagtttttcttaaaatatagaTTTATCTTGAAATGTCCTTGTAATTCAAGTATGAGGCTTGGATTTCTTTTGGTCTAAAAGTACTTAcacatataatatatggttAATTACGCTTGGAGCCCTTCTAAAAATGCAAGATTACAATTTCCCCCAAAGAAgttccaaaattatacttacactccACCGAAAATTTAGTGATTACACCACACTCTCTTTTATGCCTCATTTAACAAATACTAATGTTAGCAAAAAACTTACATAAATTTCCAATGTTAtgcctcatttaacattcacatgtaataattttgtacttataagggaAAAAACGTAATGACGTTaacctcactccatatatatatattatatatatcccattataagtacaaaaatatgcaTGAGAATGAAATGAggagcaaaattgaaaaatttatgtaatttattttgttaatgtcagcatttttcatttaaactCTAATGGAAGGATCAAgtgtaaatggagaattttttCGGAaagggtgtaagtgtaatttcaaaacttctttAGGTGAAAGCTAATTTTGCATCTTCAAAGGggttctaagtgtaattaaccctataatataatatatgagatATGATGCTTAATTTTTATGTGTGAGTTCAAGTGTAACTCAAGTTGATCCACGTGTGCCCATGCTCAACCTTGAATGATCTAGTCTGTTTGCTAGCTTTCTAGCCTCTTAATACCTTGATAGTCCAATGTGTAAGGATACAATTTTCAGAGTTATCTGGGACTTAGATCTTAGCAGACACAAgaaatgcatatatttttgtttgtttgagtGAGTTTGGAGTTAGAATTGTTTTGGTTCCTTCATGCTTTACTTATTTTCTATCTCTCTCCCTTCCCTGTTTATCTATTTCATTTCAGGTAATTATCAATCTTCGCTCCATGAATAACATACTTTCCTTTGACAAGGTAATAGTTCATTGCAAAGTGAACTCCTTATTCTTCTTGATGCTTGCTGCCACAATCTTCTGATATTACAATTGAAGACATTTTGTGCTGCTCAACTTATTGCTTCTCAtgatcttttgtttttgttgacAATCATGAATTGATTCTCCAAATAATTGGAAAATCGCAGTAGAATAATATCAAAGTGATTCTTGtgatatttatatgatttgacatATATTTTCTAGTATCGACATATGTAATTCATGTAGATGAATATATACTCTCAAACTAAGAGGGATTAACATAATTGAGCCCTTTGGGCATTTGTGTCGTGGACGTAGGCCATATGGCCAAACCACGTAAAATCGTCGTCTCCGTTTCTCTCTTGGCTTATCTAAAATTCTcacagtttttttttcttttttttgggattttgATTATGCATCCTTAGACCTTCCATAATTCTATCATTGCGTGCTTGGATAACTCAGAGCCAGTTAAATCTTTCTTGTCATAGTGGCAATTCAATTGCTGCCtctgtttttatcttttcaggTTAGTGGAATACTGGTATGTGAAGCAGGATGCATTCTCGAGAActtgatttcttttctagATAACGAAGGGTAAATTTTCTGATTATTTATGGTCCAATTTTGTGGTTAAGAACCTTGTTAAATATCATGATAAATTTCGAGTGTTGTGGTATTTATGCTAATacattttctaatataatttcacatcTTCTTTTCAAATGTAATGAAAACATGCTTTAGCTTCTTTTTCTGAATAAGCATAGGTAAGTAACAAATCTTTGAAGCTAATGTCGTTCAATATTAACCTTGTgcaatatgcaatttttatttaaccagAACTGGATTTCTTTATGAAGTTAATGAAATGTGATTGACTGCATCAGGAAACCCCGGATCaagaattaattgatttatcattCAAGCTTTGCAGTTTTTTATGCCTCAATTTAATCACTCTGTATTAAGGCCATCAAATTTGTTGTGTTTCTCCATATTTAGTTTCCTGTAAATGCTTTTTTCTCCAGATTCATCATGCCACTGGATTTAGGTGCTAAAGGAAGCTGCCAAATTGGGGGAAATGTCTCAACTAATGCTGGGGGCTTGCGCCTTATCCGGTACGGTTCACTCCATGGAAGTGTTCTTGGTCAGTTGTATTTCTTTCCCCCTATCTGCGCCCTTTTGTCCATCCTTTCTGTACAATTATCTGCTAGAGTTTGATGATTTTCAGTCTCTGTTTATGACTGTTCCTTGCATGTGGTATCCTGGTTGGTGTTAATGTTGGATTCCGACTGCTTCTTTCTGGATTTTGGTTTAATCATGAGTCAGTGAAAAATTTGAGTGTGTCGCCGTGGAAGTTGCTTCTATACATCATGAATATCACTAAATTGTTGACTTTTCAAGCACATCGCATACTTTGCATCATATCTCAGAAAATTTGCGAACAACGGAAACTTAttcttaaaaacaaaaataagctAAATGGATTGATATCCTACCTCTGCCAGACTTGCCCTTCTAgtgctgagaaattttgatgtgttcaatatatatttgatttgcattttctcttaccctttcttttgtaatagtttGTTTTCAATCAAATTGATCTTCCTCTGCAACCTACTATAATTCCTACCTCTGTATCACTACTACACCGAACCTTATAATATTATGCTGGAGCATTCAAGTCATCTTTTCTTATCATGTAGTCCAAATACTTTAGCGTTATAGTCAACATGAAACACAATCCTGCGATGATTAGGAAGGTTGCCTTCTGCATAAATCCAGAAACTGTAATTCAAAGAAGAATTCAGTCCACATAAATAGGCTTTGCAATCTAATTGAGTTTGTGATCTCGAGGCGTGATATCTCATTCTTGACTTGCTCTTTATattcatcattaatttatactattattgCTACTGTTTATCTCAAGCAGACCAGATTTTGCTCAGTTTGATCTCTAACTTTTACCCGTTATAATTTCCATAGAATAATATAGTCCTTAAAGTGCGCTCGACacaaaagaaatgaaacaaatatatatttctttcagaGCTTTTGCAGTATCTCCCTCTGTGAAGGGGACAGTTCACTGATGGAAGTGCATGATATCTTGTTGGAGTGTACATGCAATTCCTAAATTTCTGTATTTTCGTCTTTCATTCTCTTCTTGACAATACATTTTCTAGCTGACATTTCAGGTCTGGAAGCTGTTTTGGCAAATGGTACTGTGCTTGATATGCTTGGGACTTTACGTAAAGACAATACAGGATATGACTTGAAGCATTTGTTTATAGGTAAACAAAACCTGGTTggttttttctataatatgaACATCTGCAAACTGTTCTTGGCTAAAAATATGGCCATTTTCTTTGTGTCCTAGGGAGTGAGGGATCTTTGGGAATTGTAACAAAGGTCTCTATACTTACTCCTCCAAAGTTGTCATCAGTAAATCTGGCTTTCCTTGCTTGCAAAGATTACACTAGCTGTCAGGTAAAGTTTAAGTCTGGATGATTAGTTAGAAAGTCTGTAGCATGGTTGTGGAGAATTATATGTGAAAATGTCGGCACTATTGTTTTTACGTAATAGGTGATTTCAGATTTATACCACCTATTTGCTGAATAGGTTTGCTAAAGGTTGTGCCATTATagaaaaatcttttatatCATTTATGTTCTCATCCATATTTGGATGTTTGTACATTAAAGTTGAAGGTTTATGACATCATTTATTAATCACTGATTACTGTATTCACTACCACACAATCTCCCACTTAATCAAGTTTTATGATGGTATGGTGGAGACGGATGCTGAACCtatcttatattttagttCTCTGTTCTTTCTAGAAACTCTTGTCAGCAGCCAAGACAAAGCTTGGAGAAATTCTTTCTGCATTTGAGTTTTTGGATATCAATGCTATGGATCTGGTAAGATGCCTCtaccaaatataataatatttttaattagttatttatatttgccCACGGTGTTTTTTTTCAGACTATAGTTAGAATCTTCAGGATACCTttctctatttattaaataaaccaTTTATCATCCATAGCTCATCATGTTGAAACTCAATAATGTCTGAAACAAAGTTTTATGTGTTTGGGTATTGCAAATGTTGTTCCAAAAAACAATTCTGGAAATAATAAATGGAAATAATTTATAGGATGTGTATTATTTTGAAAGCTTTGGGGACAGACTAAGTAACATAATTGCAATAGTTACTGAAGA includes:
- the LOC105165749 gene encoding D-2-hydroxyglutarate dehydrogenase, mitochondrial isoform X4, encoding MMQTRIGYGSTKAQVSLCYNQEVPRRFHRFFIIVIPDAWLLYHKVEIQVLWEEVYPCLMRYGHFYSFMTSDDRLSNHQVIINLRSMNNILSFDKVSGILVCEAGCILENLISFLDNEGFIMPLDLGAKGSCQIGGNVSTNAGGLRLIRYGSLHGSVLGLEAVLANGTVLDMLGTLRKDNTGYDLKHLFIGSEGSLGIVTKVSILTPPKLSSVNLAFLACKDYTSCQKLLSAAKTKLGEILSAFEFLDINAMDLVLKHLDGLRDPLPSSKHNFYILIETTGSTESHDKEKLEAFLLQSIESGLLTDGVLAQDINQASAFWRIREGIPEALMKAGAVYKYDLSLPPEKMYDLVEEMRGCLGAEANVVAYGHLGDGNLHLNISTRQYDDSILTKIEPFVYEWTSKHRGSISAEHGLGLMKANKIHYSKSLETVQLMADIKKLLDPNGILNPYKVLPTSVLPQRGEEEPKKEA
- the LOC105165749 gene encoding D-2-hydroxyglutarate dehydrogenase, mitochondrial isoform X2, with translation MASTPVRNKSFSTVNSDDIIYFKKILGEKGVVEEEEKLDDANTDWLRKYKGSSKLMLQPRSTQEVSQILHYCNSRCLAVVPQGGNTGLVGGSIPVFDEVIINLRSMNNILSFDKVSGILVCEAGCILENLISFLDNEGFIMPLDLGAKGSCQIGGNVSTNAGGLRLIRYGSLHGSVLGLEAVLANGTVLDMLGTLRKDNTGYDLKHLFIGSEGSLGIVTKVSILTPPKLSSVNLAFLACKDYTSCQKLLSAAKTKLGEILSAFEFLDINAMDLVLKHLDGLRDPLPSSKHNFYILIETTGSTESHDKEKLEAFLLQSIESGLLTDGVLAQDINQASAFWRIREGIPEALMKAGAVYKYDLSLPPEKMYDLVEEMRGCLGAEANVVAYGHLGDGNLHLNISTRQYDDSILTKIEPFVYEWTSKHRGSISAEHGLGLMKANKIHYSKSLETVQLMADIKKLLDPNGILNPYKVLPTSVLPQRGEEEPKKEA
- the LOC105165749 gene encoding D-2-hydroxyglutarate dehydrogenase, mitochondrial isoform X1; amino-acid sequence: MANVVAAYCLLRRSSRKLFDGRQNLNFFGSIRFVNSGLTYNFTRTRELSRQDVCYSDQIVSKHICFLRASGNGVLTSFPRGEGSGFQIHCRYLASMASTPVRNKSFSTVNSDDIIYFKKILGEKGVVEEEEKLDDANTDWLRKYKGSSKLMLQPRSTQEVSQILHYCNSRCLAVVPQGGNTGLVGGSIPVFDEVIINLRSMNNILSFDKVSGILVCEAGCILENLISFLDNEGFIMPLDLGAKGSCQIGGNVSTNAGGLRLIRYGSLHGSVLGLEAVLANGTVLDMLGTLRKDNTGYDLKHLFIGSEGSLGIVTKVSILTPPKLSSVNLAFLACKDYTSCQKLLSAAKTKLGEILSAFEFLDINAMDLVLKHLDGLRDPLPSSKHNFYILIETTGSTESHDKEKLEAFLLQSIESGLLTDGVLAQDINQASAFWRIREGIPEALMKAGAVYKYDLSLPPEKMYDLVEEMRGCLGAEANVVAYGHLGDGNLHLNISTRQYDDSILTKIEPFVYEWTSKHRGSISAEHGLGLMKANKIHYSKSLETVQLMADIKKLLDPNGILNPYKVLPTSVLPQRGEEEPKKEA
- the LOC105165749 gene encoding D-2-hydroxyglutarate dehydrogenase, mitochondrial isoform X3, which produces MANVVAAYCLLRRSSRKLFDGRQNLNFFGSIRFVNSGLTYNFTRTRELSRQDVCYSDQIVSKHICFLRASGNGVLTSFPRGEGSGFQIHCRYLASMASTPVRNKSFSTVNSDDIIYFKKILGEKGVVEEEEKLDDANTDWLRKYKGSSKLMLQPRSTQEVSQILHYCNSRCLAVVPQGGNTGLVGGSIPVFDEVIINLRSMNNILSFDKVSGILVCEAGCILENLISFLDNEGFIMPLDLGAKGSCQIGGNVSTNAGGLRLIRYGSLHGSVLGLEAVLANGTVLDMLGTLRKDNTGYDLKHLFIGSEGSLGIVTKVSILTPPKLSSVNLAFLACKDYTSCQKLLSAAKTKLGEILSAFEFLDINAMDLVLKHLDGLRDPLPSSKHNFYILIETTGSTESHDKEKLEAFLLQSIESGLLTDGVLAQDINQASAFWRIREGIPEALMKAGAVYKYDLSLPPEKMYDLVEEMRGCLGATNG